A DNA window from Terriglobia bacterium contains the following coding sequences:
- a CDS encoding HD domain-containing protein, translated as MGEYERLGSLEGEMKIVALHLAQGRSPGLGETFKARFTNAASFGALGEMQNVALGKALRLPAFSPEQRKHLLAGKSLLVVDSCIGRAASCVSMIRLIDPAQPQAGTLMAEINPGYLWDPEKLAFGVNLCVYTSGKALSCEENAALQKAVGSLERKPGDTNRLFSWNSGGIRYDSAYWKLFLKAHFLAPDWTIVFSQRRDENLAPMRHFQATFPFVVLLAVLAVILLSSIQIRRILVPLEKLAEGTEQIGAQHFEARVDVRSGDEFENLARSFNAMSSRLGRQFHALRTVHDIDQAILASLNREGIIAAVLQHMPDLLPHGCFAVALLSDPHLENLPSLSLTIPSRSLPCRRVETSFSGQDLAQLQRNHTSWLVAPGELVPEFLAPLAGEGMTAFLILPVHVDGRAFGALICAHTHVLAGAKEDLEQTRQVADQLAVALSNIQLMEALEQLHWGALSALARAIDAKSAWTAGHSERVTHLAGKIARAMGVSPKELQIMHRGGLLHDIGKIGTPPEILDKPGKLDQKEMQTMRDHVRIGVRILEPVPGLREALPIVAQHHEWFDGSGYPEGLAGEQISLHARIFAVADCYDALISNRPYRRGLPRAKVIEIIEGGSGTQFDPRVIEVFHRLCAEDPELSGMPEPSEMIEQRS; from the coding sequence ATGGGAGAGTACGAACGGTTGGGAAGCCTGGAAGGCGAGATGAAGATCGTGGCTTTGCACCTCGCCCAGGGACGTTCACCCGGGCTGGGAGAAACTTTCAAGGCTCGCTTCACGAATGCTGCCAGCTTCGGCGCGCTGGGGGAAATGCAGAACGTAGCCCTCGGCAAAGCGTTGCGTTTACCTGCCTTCAGCCCCGAGCAGCGGAAGCACCTGCTGGCGGGCAAGTCTCTGCTGGTTGTGGACTCCTGCATCGGACGCGCCGCTAGCTGCGTCAGCATGATTCGCCTCATTGATCCCGCCCAGCCACAAGCAGGAACGCTGATGGCCGAGATCAACCCGGGCTATCTCTGGGATCCGGAGAAGTTGGCCTTTGGGGTGAACTTGTGCGTGTACACTTCGGGCAAAGCGCTTTCCTGTGAGGAAAACGCCGCGCTGCAGAAGGCTGTCGGCAGCTTGGAGCGGAAGCCGGGCGATACGAATCGCCTGTTCAGTTGGAACAGCGGTGGAATTCGCTATGATTCAGCCTACTGGAAGCTGTTTCTCAAGGCTCATTTCCTGGCACCGGATTGGACCATTGTCTTCAGCCAGAGGCGCGACGAGAACCTCGCCCCCATGCGGCATTTCCAAGCCACATTCCCATTTGTGGTTCTACTGGCAGTTTTGGCGGTTATCCTGCTCAGCTCGATCCAAATCCGCCGTATCCTTGTGCCCCTCGAAAAGCTGGCCGAAGGAACCGAGCAAATCGGCGCGCAGCATTTTGAAGCCAGAGTGGACGTGCGCAGCGGTGACGAGTTCGAAAACCTGGCGCGTTCCTTCAACGCCATGTCCTCTCGCCTGGGCCGGCAGTTTCATGCGCTCCGCACGGTCCACGATATCGATCAGGCGATCCTGGCTTCCCTGAATCGGGAAGGAATCATCGCCGCCGTTTTGCAGCATATGCCCGATCTGCTGCCCCATGGCTGCTTCGCCGTGGCGTTGTTGAGCGATCCGCACCTCGAGAATCTTCCCAGCTTGAGCCTTACGATTCCGAGCCGGAGCCTCCCCTGCCGGCGCGTGGAGACGAGTTTCTCCGGCCAGGATTTGGCGCAGCTTCAGCGCAATCACACGTCTTGGCTCGTTGCCCCCGGTGAGCTCGTCCCCGAGTTCCTGGCGCCCCTGGCAGGCGAGGGCATGACGGCGTTTCTGATCCTGCCCGTCCACGTGGATGGGAGGGCTTTCGGGGCACTGATCTGCGCGCATACGCACGTCCTCGCAGGAGCCAAGGAAGACCTCGAGCAGACCCGGCAGGTTGCCGACCAGCTTGCGGTCGCGTTGTCCAACATCCAACTGATGGAGGCTTTGGAACAACTTCACTGGGGAGCCTTGAGCGCGCTGGCGCGTGCCATTGATGCGAAATCGGCTTGGACTGCCGGGCACTCCGAGCGCGTGACCCACCTCGCGGGGAAGATTGCAAGGGCGATGGGGGTTTCGCCGAAGGAACTGCAGATCATGCACCGCGGAGGGTTGCTGCACGACATCGGCAAAATAGGCACGCCACCGGAAATCCTCGATAAGCCCGGAAAGCTCGACCAAAAAGAAATGCAGACCATGCGCGATCACGTCCGCATCGGCGTGCGAATTCTCGAACCTGTTCCCGGCCTTCGGGAAGCTCTGCCGATCGTGGCCCAGCATCACGAATGGTTCGATGGCAGCGGGTACCCGGAGGGCTTGGCGGGAGAGCAGATCAGCCTCCACGCCCGCATTTTCGCCGTGGCTGATTGTTATGATGCGTTGATTTCCAACCGTCCCTATCGCCGCGGGTTGCCGCGGGCCAAGGTGATTGAAATCATCGAAGGCGGTTCCGGGACGCAGTTCGATCCCCGCGTGATCGAGGTTTTCCATCGCTTGTGCGCGGAAGACCCTGAGTTATCCGGTATGCCGGAGCCATCCGAAATGATTGAGCAGCGGTCATGA
- a CDS encoding prepilin-type N-terminal cleavage/methylation domain-containing protein, translating into MHRAGDSALRSFASASRQGHGKSRGFTLVELLVTVAVILTLCAIAIPNMMAAVDRAKVARAVGDIRTIGSQVQAFQLTSGTYPNTLDEVGYGAHRDPWGTPYQYLNLQDVKAKGKMRKDRFLVPINSFFDLYSKGKDGASVSPLTAKQSQDDIIWANDGGYVGLGKDF; encoded by the coding sequence ATGCACCGTGCTGGGGACAGCGCATTGCGTTCCTTTGCGAGTGCGTCGCGTCAGGGCCACGGGAAATCCCGCGGATTCACGCTGGTGGAGCTACTCGTGACTGTGGCAGTCATCCTCACCCTGTGCGCGATTGCCATTCCAAACATGATGGCCGCCGTGGATCGAGCTAAAGTCGCACGCGCCGTCGGAGACATCCGTACGATCGGAAGTCAGGTGCAGGCGTTCCAACTCACCAGCGGCACTTATCCCAATACGCTGGACGAGGTCGGATACGGGGCCCATCGCGATCCCTGGGGTACTCCCTACCAATACCTCAATCTTCAGGACGTCAAAGCCAAGGGAAAGATGCGCAAGGACCGTTTTCTGGTTCCCATCAACAGCTTCTTCGACCTTTACAGCAAGGGAAAAGACGGTGCGAGCGTAAGTCCGCTCACGGCAAAACAGAGCCAGGACGACATCATCTGGGCCAATGATGGTGGATACGTTGGGCTCGGCAAGGACTTCTAG